One genomic segment of Rhizobium viscosum includes these proteins:
- a CDS encoding GNAT family N-acetyltransferase, whose amino-acid sequence MVGVVGFAAWAASNAFEDSYRDPAVIDRVKQEFAIFPDETMGEIFVAELDGGIVGWSARENVPNYISDLWVHPDHQGKGIGKALLFHLCELMKGEGLETARLDTHAKNSGAIRLYERCGFKIIWHGIEFAKSMGVPLEKVHLQKQLAED is encoded by the coding sequence ATGGTCGGCGTTGTTGGTTTTGCCGCATGGGCAGCAAGCAACGCCTTTGAAGACAGCTATCGAGATCCCGCTGTCATCGACCGGGTGAAGCAGGAATTCGCGATTTTTCCGGATGAGACGATGGGTGAGATCTTCGTCGCTGAACTTGACGGAGGAATCGTCGGCTGGAGCGCACGGGAGAATGTGCCAAACTATATTTCCGACCTTTGGGTGCATCCCGATCATCAGGGCAAAGGCATCGGCAAAGCGCTGCTGTTTCATCTCTGCGAGCTGATGAAAGGCGAAGGCCTGGAAACGGCGCGGCTCGACACGCATGCGAAGAACAGCGGTGCAATCCGCCTTTACGAGCGCTGCGGTTTCAAGATCATCTGGCATGGTATCGAGTTTGCGAAGAGCATGGGCGTCCCACTCGAAAAGGTGCATTTGCAGAAGCAATTAGCCGAGGACTAG